One genomic segment of Salinigranum rubrum includes these proteins:
- the gghA gene encoding glucosylglycerol hydrolase gives MSQVTYTQPTRDDAATADLVEWHEARVAEHDDDFAAAKELVTRLGAHYDPDSGVATFGFWTPELLDEGVSVEDVALELLTPTEKLDYEAADEGGLEVDLHRDRLPVERAGEYHWVAVENVRAGTRDKFGAFYRLVYETDEGEETLTDPLAYSTPFGAFAPPELYDWESLDVSRADREYFEQLGTEEERVSTSEDDGLPRVDPANAMVEIHPGTATGDGTLGGLARQYESIGDKLEAGEDLTPAERNFVGYDGIQLMPVEPLTENREFEDYWREQGGDEEGLTVGLDRPDMINWGYDIVVSAYSATNPGVLETGRPDELVDFIAACHNQPEPIKVVFDVALGHADNRGAELLNDRYFEGPGMYGKHLHYQHPTVRAILLELQRRRMDYGADGIRVDGAQDFTYYDLELEENVHDDEFLAEMDRVTQEVAGTEYRPWMIYEDGRPWPREDWELASSYRALIDQHPHSFQWSPITFAHNTPALLTFWATKWWRVKEVCEFGSQWLTGVANHDTIRRGTQIDPTVEFNQSPVNPYLGEDYPETLDAAYNNPASSMFFYCFAPGVPMDFVHANMRAPWGFIRDTDSIWNVKVVSDESKFIYWQVHDEQFQRPEHFRRIKDLGFADRAELLTFMNALSAAVKSTDYDLDVMADMLSAMDQPLGDDLSAEDLEEYAYAWMQDIHDFANLAHWHDSQDDERTAFDLAVRRFRQERPWLRGDVDFEGEEYYGYRHPTEGTVLYYGFRVSPTGDEQLLFAANMEGVPVEVSPELLREEMPSIPTDGWEVALAAPDVREGEEVELDNAQGIVWRREP, from the coding sequence ATGAGTCAGGTCACGTACACCCAACCCACCCGCGACGACGCGGCGACGGCGGACCTCGTCGAGTGGCACGAGGCACGCGTCGCCGAGCACGACGACGACTTCGCGGCCGCGAAGGAACTCGTCACGCGCCTGGGTGCCCACTACGACCCTGACAGTGGCGTCGCGACGTTCGGCTTCTGGACGCCAGAACTCCTCGACGAGGGCGTCTCCGTGGAGGACGTCGCCCTCGAACTGCTGACGCCTACAGAGAAACTCGACTACGAGGCCGCCGACGAGGGTGGGCTCGAAGTCGACTTGCACCGCGACCGCCTGCCCGTCGAACGGGCCGGCGAGTACCACTGGGTCGCCGTCGAGAACGTCCGCGCGGGCACCCGCGACAAGTTCGGCGCGTTCTACCGCCTCGTCTACGAGACCGACGAGGGGGAGGAGACGCTCACCGACCCGCTCGCGTACTCGACGCCGTTCGGCGCGTTCGCGCCCCCCGAACTGTACGACTGGGAGTCGCTCGACGTCTCGCGCGCGGACCGCGAGTACTTCGAGCAACTCGGTACGGAAGAAGAGCGCGTCTCGACGAGCGAGGACGACGGCCTCCCCCGCGTCGACCCCGCGAACGCGATGGTCGAAATCCACCCGGGAACCGCCACGGGAGACGGAACCCTCGGCGGCCTGGCCCGCCAGTACGAGTCCATCGGCGACAAACTCGAAGCCGGCGAGGACCTCACGCCCGCCGAACGCAACTTCGTCGGCTACGACGGTATCCAGTTGATGCCCGTCGAACCGCTCACCGAGAACCGGGAGTTCGAAGACTACTGGCGCGAGCAGGGAGGAGACGAGGAAGGCCTCACCGTGGGACTCGACCGTCCCGACATGATAAACTGGGGCTACGACATCGTCGTCTCGGCGTACTCGGCGACGAACCCGGGGGTGTTAGAGACCGGACGCCCCGACGAACTCGTCGACTTCATCGCCGCGTGTCACAACCAACCCGAACCCATCAAGGTCGTGTTCGACGTCGCGCTCGGGCACGCCGACAACCGCGGCGCCGAACTCCTGAACGACCGCTACTTCGAGGGACCGGGGATGTACGGCAAGCACCTCCACTACCAGCATCCGACCGTCCGTGCTATTCTCCTCGAACTGCAGCGCCGCCGGATGGACTACGGCGCCGACGGCATCCGCGTCGACGGCGCGCAGGACTTCACGTACTACGACCTCGAACTCGAAGAGAACGTCCACGACGACGAGTTCCTCGCGGAGATGGACCGCGTCACCCAGGAGGTGGCGGGCACCGAGTACCGTCCGTGGATGATATACGAGGACGGCCGGCCGTGGCCCCGTGAGGACTGGGAACTCGCCTCCTCGTATCGCGCACTGATCGACCAGCACCCCCACTCGTTCCAGTGGTCGCCCATCACCTTCGCGCACAACACGCCCGCGCTCTTGACGTTCTGGGCGACGAAGTGGTGGCGCGTCAAGGAGGTCTGTGAGTTCGGCAGTCAGTGGCTGACGGGCGTGGCGAACCACGACACCATCAGGCGGGGGACGCAGATCGACCCCACGGTCGAGTTCAACCAGTCGCCGGTCAACCCCTATCTGGGTGAGGACTACCCCGAGACGCTCGACGCGGCGTACAACAACCCCGCGTCGTCGATGTTCTTCTACTGCTTCGCCCCCGGGGTGCCGATGGACTTCGTCCACGCCAACATGCGCGCCCCGTGGGGGTTCATCCGCGATACGGATTCGATTTGGAACGTGAAGGTCGTCTCCGACGAGTCGAAGTTCATCTACTGGCAGGTGCACGACGAACAGTTCCAGCGTCCCGAACACTTCCGGCGTATCAAGGACCTCGGCTTCGCGGACAGAGCGGAACTCCTGACGTTCATGAACGCGCTCTCGGCAGCCGTCAAATCGACCGATTACGACCTCGACGTGATGGCCGACATGCTGTCGGCGATGGACCAACCGCTCGGTGACGACCTCTCCGCCGAAGACTTAGAGGAGTACGCCTACGCGTGGATGCAGGACATCCACGACTTCGCCAACCTCGCCCACTGGCACGACTCTCAGGACGACGAGCGCACCGCCTTCGACCTCGCTGTACGCCGGTTCCGTCAGGAACGGCCCTGGCTGCGAGGGGATGTCGACTTCGAGGGCGAGGAGTACTACGGCTACCGCCACCCCACGGAGGGGACGGTGCTGTACTACGGCTTCCGCGTCTCGCCAACCGGCGACGAGCAACTGCTGTTCGCGGCGAACATGGAGGGCGTTCCTGTCGAGGTGTCGCCCGAACTCCTGCGCGAGGAGATGCCCTCGATTCCGACCGACGGCTGGGAGGTTGCGCTCGCGGCACCCGACGTCCGGGAGGGAGAGGAAGTCGAACTCGACAACGCCCAGGGCATCGTCTGGCGGCGCGAGCCTTAG
- a CDS encoding glycoside hydrolase family 15 protein gives MRLRTALNEYKRDRGERFPEESPTAAGAFSGHGDRLVYVDPSGSIRDYSSSLSGLYGIDRSRFGIETDDGTRWFDDLEPVRQHYYRETTLVETEYDAGEYTVHQYDLTLGRAHVTHVELRGAIPTDAHLTAFLTFAPEGRETRVGRLIHEEGGPDGTKAVEVFHRTEHDYVTASTGLNDVRGQIPERFDEILSDGTFEFPREAVLERYEDTHLSGDVVVSAPLEREGRAAQTTLVTQLSDHSEVAREDALADLRHCARNHATADELRAGARERAEVYVPEDTPREEICRADLRALSLLKAPSGAHIAGPEFDPFYAHSGGYGYTWFRDDSEVARHLLEADREFDLDVRDQLTTSAEFFVDTQLDDGAWSHRAWATDGSLAPGWAHARVEKSKKPEYQADQTASVLTYLSTLLRTRRDDLDDELAGEIQRALSDGVEALDDTLDDYGLPEVCQNLWENMVGQFTHTTATYLQAYSAVARAPVRDELREHAAAQADFVFEGLEELWSSKAETYALRLRGNDFDSRLDSGTFALVDAFAEYDAVSDLSEKHVDRLASHVEQTLEGLYRESPHGNVEGLVRFEEDYWRSAEQHDEKIWSVSTAWGASAAARLGAFLTERDREEDAEPFFDEAAKLYRCMDPDSGLVTPAGYLAEQVFDDGTYDSAAPLGWPHAVRLQTTSLLAKYDALPSPKAAPSGPGNLPRWTTGEKYGVGTVADHRAEDSSRVWFTLTEGALTELRFPRVDLMNLRTLDLLVVDADEGSTYTARTHNETRRDDHADTIDRYAEMTEDDALLFRHVITETGDGRGHEWKLTVEYTTDPEHDALLADVRFEAADDNEYELYAVANTALVNTGSQDRGIRLGQMGGYHLVARDAEAYDVGEAGEPLLIDENGDEYSVAVALTSAGRFDWATVGVAGSSHLAGLFSEGELPTSQERADNENVVLIGRMGAGASVTETLALGFAENADTAAALGEAAGALTRGYETVRSAYADTWEAFLADKPVPNSVSDDDALLAQYKAALMCLRAVEDKTFQGAGLASPSVPWGEAVTADEAKGYGYNFTWSRDLYQVFTVFEAVGDIETAIDNLSYIYNYQQDDRGFIPQNTYLNGRTRWGGEQMDNISFPQVMAYMLAENGVTFDDVDYSYQNVKASADYVARNGPPTAQERWEEEAGYSPSSIAAEIAGLACGAAVALDEGRTEDALIWLALADDWTENVESWTATETGTDRHTNTPYYVRITRDGDPEAGHLRTLANNGPTLDEREIIDGGFLELTRLGIKPWDDEVITNTIEEVDSTIRVDTPHGPAFYRYNGDGYGERERGEEGAPWSVEAKGKGRLWPIFTGERGEYELLNETRAEDALDPQNLLETMQKFANSGRMISEQVWDREYTTAYNWEFGEGTGAATPLAWSMAQYVRLAHSIDVGEPVEMPEFVRDRYLETDLPEGPELRVNTRFEGDNLVISGTTDGVVVSVKTPSETRLVEPDAEGEFSAKLGIEYGENQVTVASATDENLTAAGTTVTRFTL, from the coding sequence ATGAGACTGAGAACCGCACTCAACGAATACAAACGGGACCGCGGGGAGCGCTTCCCCGAGGAGTCCCCGACGGCTGCGGGCGCGTTCTCCGGACACGGGGATCGACTCGTGTACGTCGACCCCTCCGGCTCTATCCGAGACTACTCATCGTCGCTCTCCGGGCTCTACGGCATCGACCGGTCGCGCTTCGGTATCGAGACGGACGACGGGACGCGGTGGTTCGACGACCTCGAACCGGTGCGTCAACACTACTACCGCGAGACGACGCTCGTCGAGACCGAGTACGACGCCGGCGAGTACACCGTCCACCAGTACGACCTGACGCTCGGCCGCGCGCACGTCACCCACGTCGAACTCCGGGGTGCCATCCCGACCGACGCCCACCTGACCGCGTTCCTCACGTTCGCGCCCGAGGGCCGCGAGACGCGCGTCGGCCGCCTCATCCACGAGGAGGGCGGCCCCGACGGCACGAAGGCCGTCGAGGTCTTCCATCGAACGGAACACGACTACGTCACCGCCTCCACCGGGCTGAACGACGTCCGCGGACAGATCCCCGAGCGCTTCGACGAGATTCTCTCCGACGGCACGTTCGAGTTCCCGCGCGAGGCCGTCCTCGAACGGTACGAGGACACCCACCTCAGCGGCGACGTGGTCGTCAGCGCCCCGCTCGAACGGGAGGGCCGAGCCGCACAGACGACGCTCGTCACACAGCTGTCGGACCACTCGGAGGTCGCTCGGGAAGACGCCCTCGCCGACCTCCGCCACTGTGCTCGCAACCACGCTACCGCCGACGAACTCCGGGCGGGTGCGCGCGAACGCGCGGAGGTCTACGTCCCCGAGGACACGCCCCGCGAGGAGATCTGTCGCGCCGACCTCCGCGCGCTGTCGCTTTTGAAGGCGCCGTCGGGCGCACACATCGCCGGCCCCGAGTTCGACCCCTTCTACGCGCACTCGGGCGGCTACGGCTACACCTGGTTCCGCGACGACAGCGAGGTCGCACGCCACCTGCTGGAGGCCGACCGGGAGTTCGACCTCGACGTCCGCGACCAGCTCACCACCAGCGCGGAGTTCTTCGTCGATACGCAGCTCGACGACGGCGCGTGGTCACACCGCGCGTGGGCGACCGACGGCTCGCTCGCCCCCGGCTGGGCGCACGCCCGCGTCGAGAAGTCGAAGAAACCCGAGTACCAGGCCGACCAGACCGCGTCGGTGCTCACCTACCTCTCGACGCTCCTCCGCACGCGCCGAGACGACCTCGACGACGAACTCGCCGGTGAGATCCAGCGCGCGCTCTCGGACGGCGTCGAGGCGCTCGACGACACGCTCGACGACTACGGGCTGCCCGAGGTGTGTCAGAACCTCTGGGAGAACATGGTCGGGCAGTTCACCCACACGACGGCGACGTACCTGCAGGCGTACTCGGCGGTCGCCCGCGCGCCGGTCCGAGACGAACTCCGCGAACACGCCGCCGCACAGGCCGATTTCGTGTTCGAGGGGCTCGAAGAGCTGTGGAGCTCCAAGGCCGAGACGTACGCCCTCCGCCTCCGCGGCAACGACTTCGACTCCCGGCTCGATTCGGGGACGTTCGCGCTCGTCGACGCGTTCGCCGAGTACGACGCCGTCTCGGACCTGTCGGAGAAACACGTCGACCGCCTCGCCTCTCACGTCGAACAGACGCTGGAGGGCCTCTACCGCGAGTCGCCCCACGGCAACGTCGAGGGGCTCGTCCGATTCGAGGAGGACTACTGGCGCTCGGCCGAACAGCACGACGAGAAGATCTGGTCGGTCTCGACCGCCTGGGGCGCCAGCGCGGCCGCCCGCCTCGGCGCGTTCCTGACCGAACGGGACCGAGAGGAGGACGCCGAGCCGTTCTTCGACGAGGCCGCGAAGCTCTACCGCTGTATGGACCCCGACAGCGGACTCGTCACGCCCGCGGGCTATCTCGCGGAGCAGGTGTTCGACGACGGCACGTACGACTCGGCGGCGCCGCTGGGGTGGCCCCACGCGGTCCGTCTCCAGACGACCTCGCTCCTCGCGAAGTACGACGCGCTCCCCTCGCCGAAGGCCGCACCGTCCGGCCCCGGGAACCTGCCCCGGTGGACCACCGGCGAGAAGTACGGCGTCGGAACCGTCGCCGACCACCGCGCCGAGGACTCCTCGCGCGTGTGGTTCACGCTCACCGAGGGCGCGCTGACGGAACTCCGGTTCCCGCGCGTCGACCTGATGAACCTCCGGACGCTCGACCTCCTGGTGGTGGACGCCGACGAGGGCTCGACCTACACGGCGCGGACGCACAACGAGACCCGTCGCGACGACCACGCCGACACCATCGACCGGTACGCGGAGATGACCGAGGACGACGCGCTGCTGTTCCGACACGTCATCACCGAGACCGGCGACGGCCGCGGTCACGAGTGGAAGCTCACCGTCGAGTACACGACCGACCCCGAACACGACGCCCTCCTCGCGGACGTGCGGTTCGAGGCGGCCGACGACAACGAGTACGAACTCTACGCCGTCGCGAACACCGCCCTCGTCAACACCGGTTCGCAGGACCGCGGGATCAGACTGGGCCAGATGGGCGGTTACCACCTCGTCGCCCGCGACGCCGAAGCGTACGACGTCGGCGAGGCCGGCGAACCGCTCCTCATCGACGAGAACGGCGACGAGTACTCGGTGGCGGTGGCGCTCACCTCGGCCGGGAGATTCGACTGGGCGACCGTCGGCGTCGCCGGGTCGTCGCACCTCGCGGGGCTGTTCTCGGAGGGCGAACTCCCGACGTCCCAAGAGCGTGCGGACAACGAGAACGTCGTCCTCATCGGTCGGATGGGGGCGGGCGCCTCGGTCACGGAGACGCTCGCGCTCGGCTTCGCCGAGAACGCCGACACCGCGGCGGCGCTCGGGGAGGCGGCCGGCGCGCTCACCCGCGGCTACGAGACCGTCCGAAGCGCCTACGCCGACACCTGGGAGGCGTTCCTCGCGGACAAACCGGTGCCGAACTCGGTCTCCGACGACGACGCACTGCTCGCGCAGTACAAGGCGGCGCTGATGTGTCTCCGTGCCGTGGAGGACAAGACGTTCCAGGGTGCGGGGCTGGCCTCCCCGTCGGTGCCGTGGGGCGAGGCCGTCACCGCCGATGAGGCGAAGGGGTACGGCTACAACTTCACCTGGTCGCGCGACCTCTACCAGGTGTTCACCGTGTTCGAGGCCGTCGGTGACATCGAAACGGCCATCGACAACCTGTCGTACATCTACAACTACCAGCAGGACGACCGCGGCTTCATCCCGCAGAACACCTACCTGAACGGGAGAACGCGGTGGGGCGGCGAGCAGATGGACAACATCTCCTTCCCGCAGGTGATGGCGTACATGCTCGCCGAGAACGGCGTCACCTTCGACGACGTCGACTACTCCTACCAGAACGTCAAGGCGTCCGCCGACTACGTCGCCCGCAACGGGCCGCCTACCGCCCAGGAACGCTGGGAGGAGGAGGCGGGATACTCGCCGTCGTCCATCGCGGCCGAAATCGCGGGGCTGGCGTGTGGCGCGGCCGTCGCGCTCGACGAGGGTCGCACGGAGGACGCGCTCATCTGGCTCGCCCTCGCCGACGACTGGACCGAGAACGTCGAGTCGTGGACCGCGACGGAGACCGGGACCGACCGCCACACCAACACGCCGTACTACGTCCGCATCACCCGCGACGGCGACCCCGAGGCGGGCCACCTCCGGACGCTGGCGAACAACGGCCCGACGCTCGACGAGCGTGAGATCATCGACGGCGGCTTCCTCGAACTCACTCGGCTCGGAATCAAGCCGTGGGACGACGAGGTCATCACGAACACCATCGAGGAGGTCGACTCCACCATCCGCGTGGACACGCCGCACGGCCCCGCCTTCTACCGGTACAACGGCGACGGCTACGGCGAGCGCGAACGCGGCGAGGAGGGCGCGCCGTGGTCGGTCGAGGCGAAGGGGAAGGGCCGACTGTGGCCCATCTTCACCGGCGAGCGCGGCGAGTACGAACTCCTCAACGAGACGCGAGCGGAGGACGCGCTCGACCCGCAGAACCTCCTCGAGACGATGCAGAAGTTCGCCAACTCCGGGCGGATGATCTCCGAGCAGGTGTGGGACCGCGAGTACACGACGGCGTACAACTGGGAGTTCGGCGAGGGGACGGGCGCGGCGACGCCGCTGGCGTGGTCGATGGCCCAGTACGTCCGCCTCGCCCACAGCATCGACGTCGGCGAACCGGTCGAGATGCCCGAGTTCGTCCGCGACCGTTACCTCGAAACCGACCTGCCCGAGGGACCGGAACTGCGCGTGAACACCCGGTTCGAGGGCGACAACCTCGTCATCTCGGGGACGACCGACGGCGTCGTCGTCTCGGTGAAGACGCCGAGCGAGACGCGCCTCGTCGAACCCGACGCGGAGGGCGAGTTCTCGGCCAAACTGGGTATCGAGTACGGCGAGAACCAGGTCACGGTCGCCAGCGCCACCGACGAGAACCTCACCGCCGCCGGCACGACGGTCACCCGCTTCACCCTCTGA
- a CDS encoding N-acyl homoserine lactonase family protein, translated as MHIHPVRTGTIRLKRRYVATRWRRRPLRLLDAVLDRRWTEPLPIYAWLVDHPEGPIVVDAGATVACYDRSRRGRLARQVDRRTEWFDVAPEEEIGPQLRSMGVEPDDVRWVVQTHLAPDHADGVPYFRNAEVVVARREWEASDESGTWPSWVRRHLVDYDGPFESFPESHVLTEGIVVVATPGPTPGHQSVICLNDECAAFIAGDATFTQAGLLTGTVGGGVSDYEAAETSVERIRAFAAETPTVYLPSHDPEAPHRLRRREPVPLARTGDAPMDAPPA; from the coding sequence ATGCACATCCATCCGGTCCGGACGGGGACGATCCGGCTGAAACGCCGGTACGTCGCCACGCGGTGGCGACGCCGACCGCTTCGACTCCTCGACGCCGTCCTCGACCGCCGGTGGACCGAACCGCTTCCCATCTACGCCTGGCTCGTCGACCACCCCGAGGGCCCCATCGTCGTCGACGCGGGCGCGACGGTGGCCTGCTACGACCGGTCGCGGCGCGGTCGACTCGCCCGACAGGTCGACCGACGCACCGAGTGGTTCGACGTCGCTCCGGAGGAGGAAATCGGTCCGCAACTCCGGTCGATGGGCGTCGAACCGGACGACGTCCGCTGGGTGGTACAGACGCACCTCGCGCCCGACCACGCCGACGGCGTGCCGTACTTCCGGAACGCCGAAGTCGTCGTCGCGCGGCGGGAGTGGGAGGCGTCCGACGAGTCCGGGACGTGGCCGTCGTGGGTCCGTCGTCACCTCGTCGACTACGACGGTCCCTTCGAATCGTTCCCCGAGAGTCACGTCCTCACGGAGGGAATCGTCGTGGTCGCCACGCCGGGTCCCACGCCCGGTCACCAGTCCGTGATCTGCCTCAACGACGAGTGTGCGGCGTTCATCGCCGGCGACGCGACGTTCACGCAGGCGGGACTGCTGACGGGGACGGTCGGCGGGGGCGTCTCCGACTACGAGGCGGCCGAGACGTCCGTCGAGCGCATCCGCGCGTTCGCCGCCGAGACGCCGACGGTCTACCTCCCCTCGCACGACCCCGAGGCGCCACACCGCCTCCGTCGGCGTGAACCGGTCCCGCTCGCACGCACCGGAGACGCGCCGATGGACGCGCCGCCGGCCTGA
- a CDS encoding GNAT family N-acetyltransferase: MPGPVFLAGGRVSLRPIEEADLDFLHEHINDARVWRSLAESLPRNRDQEREWFEAVVCDDESVHLLVTADSTPLGTVGLDPVDWADGSAELGYWVAPDHQGQGYGTEAVELVVGYAFDQLGLRRLSARVMAFNEPSVRLLERVGFVREGTRRETAFVDGEYHDTYWYGLLEAEWRDRD; the protein is encoded by the coding sequence GTGCCCGGGCCAGTGTTCCTCGCCGGCGGCCGCGTCTCCCTCCGCCCCATCGAGGAGGCGGACCTCGACTTCCTCCACGAACACATCAACGACGCGCGGGTCTGGCGTTCGCTCGCCGAGTCGCTGCCGCGCAATCGTGACCAGGAACGCGAGTGGTTCGAGGCGGTCGTCTGCGACGACGAGTCGGTACACCTCCTCGTGACCGCGGATTCGACTCCGCTCGGAACCGTCGGCCTCGACCCGGTCGACTGGGCGGACGGGTCGGCGGAACTCGGCTACTGGGTCGCGCCGGACCACCAGGGGCAGGGGTACGGCACCGAAGCGGTCGAACTCGTGGTCGGGTACGCCTTCGACCAGTTGGGGCTCCGCAGGCTCTCGGCGCGGGTCATGGCGTTCAACGAGCCCTCCGTCCGACTCCTCGAACGGGTCGGGTTCGTCCGCGAGGGGACCCGCCGCGAGACGGCTTTCGTCGACGGCGAGTACCACGACACCTACTGGTACGGACTGTTAGAAGCCGAGTGGCGCGACCGAGACTAA
- the malA gene encoding alpha-amylase MalA → MNHPGPPQFMAVGETVQVAPRDPDPEAEYTWRVKSAPVSSQLSLGDDPVVDFTPDAAGTFVLELTGPLGVDELTVRVFPGELAPGGRGAGSSGQSGVSGMSGVSGVSGVSGVSGMSGMSGVSGSGSGALGPKREGTGGGRPRIRLSGRVEGDTVVVEADPQPNPNSTTPREALDVEFLVDDRWPVDRSKVDVDGWTLTLPVDAFEEKTRVHAVSIDSEYSVADAIEIRVKGTTVDFGEGVRTDGGHAPRAGARQIRSDGGVAAESGTKQVETGRLYEPPEWSKDVTLYEIYVRGFASDDDEAANTFEAIEKRLDYLQDLGVDCLWLTPVLENDHAPHGYNIVDFYDIAEDLGDMEAYQEFVDTAHDHGMKVLFDLVLNHSARQHPFFQDAYKNPDSEYYDWYEWQENGEPGTYFDWEYIANFDYHNLEVRRYLLDAVQQWFEVVDGFRCDMAWAVPFTFWQELRDRVKSQDPDFLLLDETIPYIPDFHEGMFDMHFDTTLYFTLRQVGNGHQSADAILDAIEQRTQVGFPDHASFMLYQENHDETRYIVECGDEAAFASAGALFTLPGVPMLYGGQELGQRGRRDALAWDHAREEIQEHYRHLIEMRSETPALDFRGGIDRIDYEADSDRVTAFRRESKGQSVVVVLNFGDAPGYVEIDADVDGTNLVSGERVVDEGTVEVESVAVLEER, encoded by the coding sequence ATGAACCACCCAGGTCCGCCCCAGTTCATGGCCGTCGGCGAAACGGTACAGGTCGCTCCGCGTGACCCAGACCCCGAAGCGGAGTACACCTGGCGCGTCAAGAGCGCGCCGGTCTCGAGTCAACTCTCGCTCGGCGACGACCCCGTCGTCGACTTCACCCCCGACGCGGCGGGGACGTTCGTCCTCGAACTCACGGGGCCGCTCGGCGTCGACGAACTCACCGTCCGCGTGTTCCCCGGCGAACTCGCCCCGGGAGGACGCGGCGCAGGCTCCTCGGGACAGTCGGGCGTCTCCGGGATGTCGGGAGTGTCGGGAGTGTCCGGCGTCTCGGGCGTCTCCGGGATGTCGGGGATGTCCGGCGTCTCTGGCTCCGGCAGCGGGGCACTCGGCCCCAAGCGCGAGGGTACCGGCGGCGGCCGCCCGCGCATCCGCCTCAGCGGTCGCGTCGAGGGCGACACCGTCGTCGTCGAGGCCGACCCTCAGCCCAATCCGAACAGCACCACCCCGCGGGAGGCCCTCGACGTCGAGTTCCTCGTCGACGACCGCTGGCCGGTCGACCGCTCGAAGGTCGACGTCGACGGCTGGACGCTCACGCTGCCGGTGGACGCCTTCGAGGAGAAGACGCGCGTCCACGCCGTCTCCATCGACTCGGAGTACTCCGTCGCGGACGCCATCGAGATTCGCGTGAAGGGAACCACCGTCGACTTCGGCGAGGGCGTGCGTACCGACGGGGGTCACGCACCACGTGCGGGAGCACGGCAGATTCGGTCTGACGGTGGGGTCGCCGCCGAGAGCGGGACGAAACAGGTCGAGACCGGCCGGCTGTACGAGCCGCCGGAGTGGTCGAAGGACGTCACCCTCTACGAGATATACGTCCGCGGTTTTGCCTCCGACGACGACGAGGCCGCGAACACGTTCGAGGCCATCGAGAAGCGCCTCGATTACCTCCAGGACCTCGGCGTCGACTGCCTCTGGCTCACGCCCGTGTTGGAGAACGACCACGCGCCCCACGGCTACAACATCGTCGACTTCTACGACATCGCCGAGGACCTCGGTGACATGGAGGCGTACCAGGAGTTCGTCGACACCGCCCACGACCACGGCATGAAGGTGCTGTTCGACCTCGTGTTGAACCACTCGGCGCGGCAGCATCCGTTCTTCCAGGACGCGTACAAGAACCCCGATTCCGAGTACTACGACTGGTACGAGTGGCAGGAGAACGGCGAACCGGGCACGTACTTCGACTGGGAGTACATCGCCAACTTCGACTACCACAACCTGGAGGTCCGCCGCTACCTTCTGGACGCGGTCCAGCAGTGGTTCGAGGTGGTCGACGGCTTCCGCTGTGACATGGCGTGGGCCGTCCCCTTCACCTTCTGGCAGGAGCTACGCGACCGCGTCAAGTCTCAGGACCCCGACTTCCTCCTCTTAGACGAGACCATCCCCTACATCCCGGACTTCCACGAGGGGATGTTCGACATGCACTTCGACACGACGCTGTACTTCACGCTCAGACAGGTCGGTAACGGCCACCAGTCCGCCGACGCCATCCTCGACGCCATCGAGCAGCGGACCCAGGTTGGCTTCCCCGACCACGCGTCGTTCATGCTCTACCAGGAGAACCACGACGAGACGCGCTACATCGTCGAGTGCGGCGACGAGGCCGCCTTTGCGAGCGCGGGCGCGCTCTTCACTCTCCCCGGCGTGCCGATGCTGTACGGCGGGCAGGAACTCGGCCAGCGCGGCCGCCGCGACGCGCTCGCGTGGGACCACGCGCGCGAGGAGATACAGGAACACTACCGCCACCTCATCGAGATGCGCTCGGAGACGCCGGCGCTCGACTTCAGAGGCGGCATCGACCGCATCGACTACGAGGCAGACTCCGACCGGGTGACGGCGTTCCGCCGCGAGTCGAAGGGCCAATCGGTCGTCGTCGTCCTCAACTTCGGCGACGCGCCGGGGTACGTCGAAATCGACGCCGACGTCGACGGGACGAACCTCGTCAGCGGCGAGCGCGTCGTCGACGAGGGCACGGTCGAGGTCGAGAGCGTCGCGGTGCTGGAGGAGCGATGA